A genome region from Paludibacterium sp. B53371 includes the following:
- the lolB gene encoding lipoprotein insertase outer membrane protein LolB: MRHWWILCLLALLSACASKEALFRPTAGQQSSVDSPFSVSGRLAVDMAGRGHTANFEWTHSVASDELSVNTPVGTTVARLQRDAAGVTLQADGKTWQAPDVESLTQARLGWPLPLGNLVWWIRGRPAPGETEAYDAEGNLLQQGWRIRFLSDPDAASPYPKRVDLSRDDLTIRLVTYRWQ; this comes from the coding sequence ATGAGGCACTGGTGGATACTCTGCCTGCTGGCGCTGCTGTCTGCCTGCGCCAGCAAGGAAGCCTTGTTCCGCCCGACCGCCGGCCAGCAGTCGTCGGTCGACAGTCCGTTCAGCGTCTCCGGGCGTCTGGCCGTGGATATGGCCGGGCGCGGGCACACCGCCAATTTCGAGTGGACGCACAGCGTGGCCAGTGATGAGCTGTCGGTCAATACCCCGGTTGGCACCACCGTCGCGCGTCTGCAGCGCGATGCCGCGGGCGTGACGTTGCAGGCCGATGGCAAGACCTGGCAGGCCCCTGACGTGGAGAGCCTGACCCAGGCACGTCTGGGCTGGCCGCTGCCGCTGGGCAATCTTGTTTGGTGGATTCGCGGGCGCCCGGCGCCGGGGGAGACCGAAGCCTACGATGCCGAAGGCAATCTGCTGCAGCAGGGCTGGCGTATCCGTTTCCTGAGTGACCCTGATGCGGCCAGTCCCTATCCGAAACGTGTTGACCTGAGCCGCGATGATCTGACCATCCGGCTGGTGACCTACCGCTGGCAATAA
- a CDS encoding tetratricopeptide repeat protein, which produces MLMKSLKRPLLLILLSSLTACAVNQPPAPAPMARSAASASAGVPDSEVARYPKMDLSPELLFGVLASEIAAQRGAVASASVTELTLAKQTRDPRLAERAAQFALVAGNMDTASEALQLWLQIDPDSLRAREQLIVVTLRTGKLTESQRLIDELLARQPDMASPVFQQLVRMVPGQKDKAAAYAMVDTLAKNYPDLPEARFALLTAAADSGKTEVVDQELDRLATLAPKWDLPVAWLADRLRKDQPLAALALLKKELARRPEASFEMKMAYPRLLVSQKQFVEARAAFERLLPQYPRQPELLYATGLLAFELNDLPAARRDLEAALAEHYPDTGFLTYSLGQIAEAQGDNAAASRWYLQVPKGSQYMAAQVRQAYLEAQAGQTDQAIARLGRLGSSAEERLQLTLASAEIAREAKRYDLAYAMLSDALKQSGKRPDLLYERALISDARQDTAAAERDLRQVLKLQPENQQALNALGYILTTRTNRYQEAYGLINRALRIEPNNAMIIDSMGWVLFKLGRSEESLQYLSRAYSLLPDQEVAAHYGEVLWSLGRQDEARALWNKALQAAGTHPALDETMKRLTVQQ; this is translated from the coding sequence ATGCTGATGAAATCGCTAAAACGCCCCCTGTTGCTGATTCTGCTTTCTTCGTTGACGGCTTGTGCCGTCAACCAGCCCCCCGCGCCCGCGCCCATGGCCCGCTCCGCGGCATCGGCATCTGCCGGTGTCCCGGACAGCGAGGTGGCGCGTTATCCGAAAATGGACCTGAGCCCCGAGTTGCTGTTTGGTGTCCTGGCCAGTGAAATTGCCGCCCAGCGCGGCGCCGTAGCCTCTGCCTCCGTGACTGAACTGACACTGGCGAAACAGACCCGGGATCCGCGTCTGGCAGAGCGGGCGGCGCAATTTGCCCTGGTGGCCGGCAATATGGATACCGCCAGCGAAGCCCTGCAACTGTGGTTGCAGATAGATCCGGACTCGCTGCGTGCGCGGGAGCAACTGATCGTGGTGACCCTGCGTACCGGCAAGCTGACTGAGTCTCAGCGGCTGATCGACGAGTTGCTGGCCAGGCAGCCGGACATGGCTTCGCCGGTTTTCCAGCAATTGGTACGTATGGTGCCGGGGCAGAAAGACAAGGCAGCGGCTTATGCCATGGTCGATACGCTGGCCAAGAACTATCCCGACCTGCCCGAAGCACGGTTTGCCCTGCTGACTGCGGCGGCAGACAGCGGCAAGACAGAGGTCGTTGATCAGGAGCTGGATCGGCTTGCGACGCTGGCGCCCAAATGGGATTTGCCCGTCGCCTGGCTGGCCGACCGGCTGCGCAAGGATCAGCCTCTCGCGGCCCTGGCCCTGCTGAAGAAGGAACTGGCCCGTCGCCCGGAGGCCTCCTTCGAAATGAAAATGGCCTATCCGCGCCTGCTGGTGTCGCAGAAGCAGTTTGTCGAGGCCCGGGCGGCTTTCGAGCGATTGTTGCCGCAATACCCGCGCCAGCCGGAGCTGCTGTATGCGACCGGTCTGCTTGCTTTCGAGCTGAATGACCTGCCGGCTGCCCGGCGCGATCTGGAGGCCGCGTTGGCAGAGCACTATCCGGATACCGGCTTTCTGACCTATTCGCTCGGGCAGATCGCTGAAGCCCAGGGGGATAATGCGGCCGCTTCGCGCTGGTATCTGCAAGTCCCGAAGGGCAGTCAGTACATGGCGGCCCAGGTCAGGCAGGCTTATCTGGAGGCCCAGGCCGGCCAGACCGACCAGGCCATCGCCCGACTGGGGCGGCTGGGCAGTTCGGCGGAGGAACGGCTGCAACTGACGCTGGCCAGCGCCGAGATTGCCCGTGAGGCCAAGCGCTACGATCTTGCCTATGCCATGCTCAGCGATGCCTTGAAACAGAGTGGTAAGCGGCCTGACCTGCTGTATGAGCGGGCGCTGATCTCGGATGCCCGTCAGGATACGGCCGCCGCCGAGCGCGATCTGCGCCAGGTGTTGAAACTGCAGCCGGAAAACCAGCAGGCCCTCAATGCCCTGGGCTATATCCTGACAACGCGCACCAACCGTTACCAGGAGGCTTATGGTCTGATCAACCGTGCGCTGCGTATCGAGCCCAACAACGCCATGATCATCGACAGCATGGGCTGGGTACTGTTCAAGCTGGGGCGCAGCGAAGAGTCACTGCAGTATCTGTCCCGTGCTTACAGTCTGCTGCCTGATCAGGAGGTGGCGGCCCACTATGGCGAGGTGCTCTGGTCGCTCGGTCGCCAGGATGAGGCGCGTGCGCTGTGGAACAAGGCCTTGCAGGCCGCTGGAACCCACCCGGCACTGGACGAGACCATGAAGCGTCTGACGGTGCAGCAATGA
- the mutM gene encoding bifunctional DNA-formamidopyrimidine glycosylase/DNA-(apurinic or apyrimidinic site) lyase, translating to MPELPEVETTRRGVEPWLLDRTIHDVVVREDRLRWRVPPHLAETLRGLRVRAVERRAKYLLLHFDTGCLLIHLGMSGSLRIVDPDAPPGKHDHLDFILDERLMRYRDPRRFGAVLWHVGPLEFHPLLRDLGPEPLGDGFDGAALFAATRGKRTAIKLMLMNNHVVVGVGNIYANEALFSAGIHPARQAGGLSRAECDSLAAIIKQTLARAIQAGGSTLRDFVSAEGKPGYFQQTYQVYDRAGLPCPHCATPICHIRQGQRSSYYCPQCQPC from the coding sequence ATGCCCGAATTACCGGAAGTCGAGACCACCCGCCGCGGCGTCGAGCCCTGGCTGCTAGACCGAACCATCCACGATGTCGTGGTAAGGGAAGACCGCCTGCGCTGGCGGGTGCCACCACATCTTGCCGAGACCCTGCGCGGCCTGCGTGTGCGTGCCGTCGAGCGACGGGCAAAATACCTGTTGCTGCACTTTGATACCGGCTGCCTGCTGATCCACCTGGGCATGTCCGGCAGTCTGCGCATCGTCGACCCCGATGCGCCACCCGGCAAGCATGACCATCTGGACTTCATTCTCGATGAGCGCCTGATGCGCTACCGCGACCCTCGCCGCTTCGGGGCCGTGTTGTGGCATGTCGGCCCGCTCGAATTCCACCCGCTGCTCAGGGATCTGGGGCCGGAGCCACTCGGTGACGGCTTTGACGGTGCCGCCCTGTTTGCTGCCACCCGCGGCAAACGCACGGCCATCAAACTGATGTTGATGAACAATCACGTGGTGGTCGGTGTGGGCAACATCTACGCCAACGAGGCCCTGTTCAGCGCAGGTATCCATCCCGCCCGCCAGGCCGGTGGCCTGTCGCGTGCCGAATGCGACAGCCTGGCCGCCATCATCAAGCAGACGCTGGCGCGCGCCATTCAGGCCGGCGGCAGCACCCTGCGCGATTTTGTCAGTGCCGAAGGCAAGCCGGGGTATTTTCAGCAGACCTACCAGGTTTATGATCGGGCCGGTCTGCCCTGCCCGCACTGCGCAACACCCATTTGCCATATCCGGCAAGGGCAAAGAAGTTCGTACTATTGCCCACAATGCCAACCATGCTAG
- a CDS encoding 1-acyl-sn-glycerol-3-phosphate acyltransferase — MKTTLPHTALPTRLLRLSCMAWRFLTGFSLLTFRYQSLSREQQTLITRRWCRQFLRALGLELKVSGQVPQGFPGNTLLVSNHVSWLDIIALAACTPPRFVAKMEIRHWPIVGWMVARGGTLFIDRSNRRDAGRVNQIMAASLRQGDCLCVFPEGTTTTGHHMLPFKSSLFESAILAGSTVQPVSLRYLDEQGNLTSAPAYAGDTTFWQSLCRMLKLRRITVELHYGQPLVSGQEPLLTRFELAEAARHDIAANLKQLPDTPDTQAKTADDPQVEVR, encoded by the coding sequence TTGAAGACCACCCTGCCCCACACCGCCCTTCCGACCCGGCTGCTGCGCCTGAGCTGCATGGCCTGGCGTTTTCTCACCGGTTTCTCGCTGCTGACCTTCCGCTATCAAAGCCTGTCACGCGAGCAGCAAACCCTGATTACCCGCCGTTGGTGCCGACAGTTCCTGCGTGCACTCGGGCTGGAACTGAAAGTCAGCGGGCAGGTGCCGCAGGGTTTTCCGGGCAATACCCTGCTGGTCTCCAACCATGTTTCCTGGCTGGACATCATTGCCCTGGCCGCCTGTACCCCGCCGCGCTTCGTCGCCAAGATGGAAATCCGCCACTGGCCGATCGTCGGCTGGATGGTCGCCCGGGGCGGCACCCTGTTCATTGATCGCAGCAACCGGCGCGATGCCGGCAGGGTGAACCAGATCATGGCGGCGTCCCTCCGTCAGGGTGACTGCCTGTGCGTTTTCCCGGAAGGGACGACCACCACCGGACATCACATGCTGCCGTTCAAGTCCTCGCTGTTCGAATCCGCCATCCTGGCCGGCAGCACGGTACAACCCGTGTCGCTGCGCTACCTGGACGAACAGGGCAATCTCACCAGCGCACCGGCCTATGCCGGCGATACCACCTTCTGGCAGAGCCTGTGCCGCATGCTGAAGCTGCGCCGGATCACGGTCGAGCTGCACTACGGCCAGCCCCTGGTCAGCGGTCAGGAGCCGCTGCTGACCCGTTTCGAGCTGGCCGAAGCGGCCCGTCACGACATTGCCGCGAACCTCAAGCAATTGCCTGATACGCCTGACACTCAAGCGAAAACAGCTGACGATCCTCAAGTCGAAGTGCGGTAA
- a CDS encoding symmetrical bis(5'-nucleosyl)-tetraphosphatase, producing the protein MASYAIGDIQGCFAPFQQLLRKIDFNPGKDTLWLTGDLVNRGPESLEVLRWVYRHQDCVQTVLGNHDLHLLAVSEGFGKVHASDTILDILHAADGKVLLDWLRCQPLMIAGDGYAMVHAGLLPEWTIDRALDLAEEVENELAGPGYREFLARLYGNKPTRWSEELRGVERLRLIVNAMTRMRLVTRDGEIDLSFKGELADAPANLMPWFAVERRRSQGTPIICGHWSALGLFVTDEILAIDTGCLWGGSLTALRLEDRQLFSLECQAYQAIA; encoded by the coding sequence ATGGCCAGCTATGCAATCGGTGATATCCAGGGCTGTTTTGCGCCCTTTCAGCAACTGCTGCGCAAGATCGACTTTAATCCGGGCAAAGACACCTTGTGGCTGACGGGCGATCTGGTCAACCGCGGTCCGGAATCTCTCGAGGTGCTGCGCTGGGTCTATCGTCATCAGGATTGCGTGCAGACGGTGCTGGGCAATCATGATCTGCATCTGCTGGCGGTCTCGGAAGGGTTTGGCAAGGTGCATGCCAGCGACACCATTCTGGATATCCTGCATGCGGCAGACGGCAAGGTCCTGCTCGACTGGCTGCGTTGCCAGCCGCTGATGATTGCCGGCGACGGCTATGCCATGGTGCATGCCGGCCTGCTGCCGGAGTGGACCATCGATCGGGCGCTGGATCTGGCCGAAGAGGTGGAGAACGAGCTGGCCGGCCCGGGGTATCGCGAGTTCCTCGCCAGACTCTACGGCAACAAGCCGACGCGCTGGAGTGAGGAGTTGCGCGGTGTCGAACGCCTGCGGCTGATCGTCAATGCCATGACGCGCATGCGTCTGGTGACGCGGGATGGGGAAATCGACTTGTCATTCAAGGGTGAACTGGCCGATGCACCGGCCAACCTGATGCCCTGGTTTGCCGTAGAGCGACGCCGCAGCCAGGGGACGCCGATCATCTGTGGACACTGGTCTGCGCTGGGGCTGTTCGTGACCGACGAGATCCTGGCGATCGATACTGGCTGCCTGTGGGGGGGCAGCCTTACCGCACTTCGACTTGAGGATCGTCAGCTGTTTTCGCTTGAGTGTCAGGCGTATCAGGCAATTGCTTGA
- a CDS encoding UvrD-helicase domain-containing protein, which translates to MSLTQLNTPQRDAIHYLDGPLLVLAGAGSGKTRVITFKIAHLIRHAGISARNIAAITFTNKAAREMLERIGKLMNPGEIRGLTVSTFHSLGMQMLRQEAPHLGYKPQFSILDAFDAGKIISDILLTTHKEEVRKVQTQISLWKNDFKDPQEVLFAAETEFDNVCARTYLAYQDTLAAYQAMDFDDLIRLPVQLLRTNPEVLERWQNKLRYLLIDEYQDTNTCQYQMVKLLTGVRGMFTAVGDDDQSIYAWRGANMENLRLLQHDFPRLNIIKLEQNYRSTARILRAANSVIANNPKLFEKQLWSELGLGEPIHVVQCKDEEHEAEVVVQRLLAHKFEHRTSFKDYAILYRGNYQARIFEQALRNQRIPYQMSGGQSFFDKPEIKDVIAYMRLITNPDDDPAFIRALTTPRRGVGAGTLEKLGSYAGQRQKSLFAAAHEEGFQHQVQAAQLDPLLDFCRFIVNLQYRASREPAGPLAQEMLQAIGYEAWLYDSEEPRPAESKWKNVMDMVAWLTKKGEEDGKSLIDLTQTIALITMLEGREEGEVDAVKMSTLHASKGLEYPHVFLVGVEEGILPHQESVDNGMIEEERRLMYVGITRAQRSLTLSYCVKRRRAGEWLFVDPSRFIDEIDPQDIKHFGRPGAEPLVSRSEGKARLANLSAMLGAKTSKE; encoded by the coding sequence ATGTCCCTGACCCAACTGAACACGCCGCAACGCGATGCGATTCATTACCTTGACGGCCCCCTGCTGGTCCTGGCGGGAGCCGGCAGCGGCAAGACCCGCGTCATCACCTTCAAGATTGCGCACTTGATCCGTCATGCCGGCATCAGCGCGCGCAATATTGCGGCCATCACCTTCACCAACAAAGCCGCGCGCGAAATGCTGGAGCGCATCGGCAAGCTGATGAACCCTGGCGAAATCCGCGGCCTGACCGTCTCGACCTTCCACTCGCTCGGCATGCAGATGTTGCGCCAGGAAGCACCGCACCTCGGCTACAAGCCACAGTTTTCCATCCTCGACGCCTTCGATGCCGGCAAGATCATCTCGGACATCCTGCTCACCACGCACAAAGAAGAAGTGCGCAAGGTGCAGACCCAGATCTCCCTGTGGAAAAACGATTTCAAGGACCCGCAGGAAGTGCTGTTCGCGGCAGAGACCGAATTCGACAACGTCTGTGCCAGGACTTACCTCGCCTATCAGGACACGCTGGCCGCCTACCAGGCGATGGACTTCGACGACCTGATCCGCCTGCCGGTCCAGTTGTTGCGCACCAACCCGGAAGTCCTGGAGCGCTGGCAAAACAAGCTGCGCTACTTGCTGATCGACGAATACCAGGACACCAATACCTGCCAGTACCAGATGGTCAAGCTGCTCACCGGCGTGCGCGGCATGTTCACTGCCGTGGGGGACGACGATCAGTCCATCTACGCCTGGCGCGGCGCCAACATGGAAAACCTGCGGCTGCTGCAGCACGATTTCCCGCGCCTGAACATCATCAAGCTGGAGCAAAACTACCGCTCTACCGCGCGCATCCTGCGCGCGGCCAACAGTGTGATCGCCAACAACCCCAAGCTGTTCGAGAAGCAATTGTGGAGCGAACTGGGCCTGGGCGAGCCGATCCATGTCGTGCAGTGCAAGGATGAAGAGCACGAAGCCGAAGTGGTGGTACAGCGCCTGCTGGCACACAAGTTCGAGCACCGTACGTCGTTCAAGGACTATGCCATCCTGTACCGCGGCAACTATCAGGCACGCATCTTCGAACAGGCACTGCGCAACCAGCGCATCCCTTATCAGATGTCGGGCGGCCAGTCCTTCTTCGACAAGCCGGAAATCAAGGATGTGATCGCCTACATGCGGCTGATCACCAACCCGGATGACGATCCGGCCTTCATCCGCGCCCTCACCACCCCGCGGCGCGGCGTCGGTGCCGGTACGCTGGAAAAACTCGGCAGCTATGCCGGACAGCGTCAGAAGAGCCTGTTTGCCGCGGCCCATGAAGAAGGCTTCCAGCATCAGGTGCAGGCGGCCCAGCTCGACCCCTTGCTCGATTTCTGTCGCTTCATCGTCAATCTGCAGTATCGGGCCAGCCGCGAGCCGGCCGGCCCGCTGGCACAGGAAATGCTGCAGGCCATTGGCTATGAGGCCTGGCTCTATGACAGTGAAGAACCCCGTCCGGCGGAAAGCAAATGGAAAAACGTCATGGACATGGTGGCCTGGCTTACCAAAAAAGGGGAAGAGGACGGCAAGTCGCTCATCGACCTGACCCAGACCATTGCGCTGATCACCATGCTGGAAGGCCGCGAAGAAGGCGAGGTGGATGCGGTCAAGATGTCCACCCTGCACGCCTCCAAAGGCCTGGAGTATCCGCATGTGTTTCTGGTCGGGGTGGAAGAAGGCATCCTGCCGCACCAGGAGTCCGTGGATAACGGCATGATCGAAGAAGAACGCCGGCTGATGTACGTCGGCATTACCCGGGCGCAGCGCAGCCTGACCCTCAGCTACTGCGTCAAGCGCCGCCGTGCGGGGGAGTGGCTGTTCGTCGATCCCTCACGCTTCATCGACGAAATTGATCCGCAAGACATCAAGCACTTCGGCCGGCCGGGGGCCGAACCACTGGTCAGCCGCAGCGAGGGCAAGGCCAGACTGGCCAACCTCAGCGCCATGCTGGGCGCCAAGACCAGCAAGGAATAA
- a CDS encoding C69 family dipeptidase, with product MMLKKIALAVIGLSCASTFACTTIIVGKNASADGSILIGRNVDSGAGNHPIHFIKHEALKKGFLFKSVQSQFTYQMPDHLMSYTGLPDFDGKSQSYEEAGFNSAGVSMSATETIYSNEATLKVDPYLDKTGLTESEVTSILLPQIKSARQGVELLGKIIETQGSGEGFGIAFADQKEAWYLENAGGHQWVAVRIPDNMYFVSANQGRLREIDLNDKANVMSSKGLADFAVKNGLAKPRTDGKFDFFAAFTEDGPSNVYYNYNRVWTVQGIYNPSLKNESFKDGKAPVFLTPEHKLSVTDVESALQNHYQGTPNEPYMTQNPKSKYRPISVFRAQESHVLQQRANLPLPIANVEYLALGMTTLSIYVPFYQGAKIPAAYQDNTDHADSKSAWWKLHKLQTLAMQNFPKYGPMVESAFAKLNTSIQQQQVAFEKEYVKAYAKSPKQAQKLLDAFTDKTVSQVDALTEQLSNDILTQMAIDVNAMYLFHGA from the coding sequence ATGATGTTGAAGAAAATTGCCCTGGCCGTTATCGGTCTGTCCTGCGCTTCGACCTTTGCTTGTACCACGATCATTGTCGGCAAGAATGCCTCTGCCGATGGTTCGATCCTGATCGGGCGCAACGTGGATTCCGGCGCGGGTAACCACCCTATCCACTTCATCAAGCACGAAGCACTGAAGAAGGGCTTCCTGTTCAAGTCGGTACAATCCCAATTCACCTATCAGATGCCGGATCATCTGATGAGCTACACCGGTCTGCCCGACTTTGACGGCAAGAGCCAGTCTTATGAAGAAGCCGGTTTCAATTCGGCCGGCGTGTCGATGTCCGCCACCGAAACCATCTACAGCAATGAGGCGACGCTGAAGGTCGACCCCTATCTGGACAAGACCGGCCTGACGGAAAGTGAAGTGACCAGCATCCTGCTGCCGCAGATCAAATCGGCCCGTCAGGGTGTCGAGCTGCTGGGCAAGATCATTGAAACCCAGGGTTCTGGCGAGGGCTTCGGCATTGCGTTTGCCGATCAGAAGGAAGCCTGGTATCTCGAGAACGCTGGCGGTCACCAGTGGGTGGCGGTACGCATTCCGGACAATATGTACTTCGTGTCGGCCAATCAGGGCCGTCTGCGTGAAATCGACCTGAACGACAAGGCCAACGTGATGTCCTCCAAGGGGCTGGCGGACTTTGCCGTGAAGAATGGTCTGGCCAAGCCGCGTACCGATGGCAAGTTCGACTTCTTCGCCGCCTTCACTGAAGATGGTCCGAGCAACGTCTACTACAACTACAACCGTGTGTGGACGGTACAGGGCATCTACAACCCGAGCCTGAAGAATGAAAGCTTCAAGGATGGCAAGGCACCGGTGTTCCTGACGCCTGAGCACAAGCTGTCGGTGACGGATGTGGAAAGCGCGCTGCAGAACCATTATCAGGGCACGCCGAACGAGCCGTACATGACGCAGAATCCGAAGTCGAAGTATCGTCCGATCTCGGTATTCCGTGCCCAGGAATCGCATGTGCTGCAACAACGGGCCAATCTGCCGCTGCCGATTGCCAACGTTGAGTATCTGGCGCTGGGCATGACCACGCTGAGCATCTATGTCCCGTTCTATCAAGGGGCCAAGATTCCGGCCGCTTATCAGGACAATACCGACCATGCTGACAGCAAGTCGGCCTGGTGGAAGCTCCACAAGCTGCAAACGCTGGCCATGCAGAACTTCCCGAAGTATGGGCCGATGGTGGAAAGCGCCTTTGCCAAGCTGAATACTTCCATTCAGCAACAACAGGTGGCGTTCGAGAAGGAGTACGTGAAGGCTTATGCCAAGAGCCCGAAACAGGCTCAGAAGCTGCTGGACGCCTTTACCGACAAGACCGTCAGCCAGGTGGATGCATTGACCGAGCAATTGAGCAACGACATCCTGACGCAAATGGCCATCGACGTGAACGCCATGTATCTGTTCCACGGTGCCTGA
- a CDS encoding cytochrome c5 family protein, whose protein sequence is MSNENGMATGQIVKVLVGVVVFLVVAITLLAKLATSGFNVDAEVMTNEAVAARLKPVGDSVASDGQPGSRSGQQVYQAVCISCHGAGLLGSPKFGDAGAWGARIAKGYDTLLKHALGGFNAMPAKGGNTTLTDDEVGRAVAYMANAGGAKFAEPKSDASGAAATAAIDPNVTGKKIYESVCIACHQAGVSGAPKFGDKAAWAVRLKPGLDEVQKIATKGLNAMPPKGGYTGSDAEFRSAIEYMVNNSK, encoded by the coding sequence ATGAGCAATGAAAACGGAATGGCCACGGGGCAGATCGTCAAAGTCCTGGTCGGCGTCGTCGTATTCCTTGTCGTAGCAATCACTCTGCTGGCCAAGTTGGCCACCAGCGGTTTCAACGTGGACGCCGAGGTCATGACCAATGAGGCCGTTGCCGCTCGCCTGAAGCCGGTAGGGGACTCGGTGGCCAGTGATGGCCAGCCGGGCAGCCGCAGCGGACAGCAGGTTTATCAGGCCGTCTGTATCAGTTGTCACGGCGCTGGTTTGCTTGGCTCGCCGAAGTTTGGGGATGCCGGGGCCTGGGGGGCGCGTATCGCCAAGGGCTATGACACGCTGCTGAAGCATGCGCTGGGAGGGTTTAATGCCATGCCGGCCAAGGGCGGCAACACCACGCTGACCGATGACGAGGTGGGCCGTGCCGTGGCTTATATGGCCAATGCCGGCGGTGCCAAGTTTGCCGAGCCGAAGTCGGATGCCAGTGGCGCCGCAGCGACGGCCGCCATCGATCCGAATGTGACCGGCAAGAAAATCTATGAGTCGGTTTGTATCGCCTGTCATCAGGCCGGGGTCTCCGGTGCACCGAAGTTCGGCGACAAGGCTGCCTGGGCGGTTCGTCTGAAGCCGGGTCTGGATGAAGTGCAGAAGATCGCCACCAAGGGTCTGAATGCCATGCCGCCGAAGGGGGGCTATACCGGCAGCGATGCCGAGTTCCGTTCGGCCATCGAATACATGGTGAACAATTCGAAGTAA
- a CDS encoding NUDIX hydrolase family protein encodes MPLHRVLDYLARVTRVDLSAFTPLYFGATRLGWVNADWRQRLLNEATPLFAVGEAGMVCLATGDYQAVSAQLAEAAERWHAAGWLNGWRNENFQACLPDGTPLFELERAAFRPLGLTSHAVHLNGLCRMPDGEVRMWLGRRSPHKAVDPNRMDNMVGGGVAAGESIELAREREGWEEAGLSAERLRDVPRHSLLLAERPVQRGLHREWLHVFDIWLPPEIQPCNQDGEVAEHVLLSLSEVESLLIEERFMIDAALVAAECLGRLGYWGPESRHVLEALQARP; translated from the coding sequence ATGCCTTTGCACCGTGTCCTTGACTATCTCGCGCGCGTGACGCGGGTTGATTTGTCCGCTTTTACCCCTCTGTACTTTGGCGCCACCCGCCTGGGCTGGGTGAATGCCGACTGGCGCCAGCGATTGCTCAATGAGGCGACGCCGCTTTTTGCCGTCGGGGAGGCGGGCATGGTCTGTCTGGCGACGGGCGACTACCAGGCCGTCAGCGCCCAGCTGGCAGAGGCGGCGGAGCGCTGGCATGCCGCTGGCTGGCTCAATGGCTGGCGCAACGAAAATTTCCAGGCCTGTCTGCCGGACGGCACGCCGCTGTTCGAGCTGGAACGTGCGGCCTTTCGCCCTCTCGGCCTGACCAGCCATGCGGTACATCTCAACGGATTGTGTCGCATGCCTGATGGCGAAGTACGCATGTGGCTGGGACGACGCAGCCCGCACAAGGCGGTCGACCCGAACCGCATGGATAATATGGTCGGCGGCGGGGTTGCGGCCGGTGAGTCGATCGAGCTGGCAAGAGAGCGTGAGGGCTGGGAGGAGGCTGGGCTGTCGGCCGAGCGCTTGCGTGATGTGCCGCGACATTCCCTGCTGCTGGCAGAAAGGCCGGTGCAGCGCGGGCTGCATCGTGAGTGGCTGCATGTTTTCGATATCTGGCTGCCGCCGGAAATTCAGCCCTGTAATCAGGATGGCGAGGTGGCCGAGCACGTGCTGCTGTCGCTGTCCGAGGTTGAGTCCCTGCTGATCGAAGAGCGCTTCATGATTGATGCCGCACTGGTGGCGGCGGAATGCCTGGGGCGTCTGGGGTATTGGGGGCCGGAAAGCCGGCATGTCCTGGAGGCCTTGCAGGCCCGGCCCTGA